One window of the Candidatus Saccharibacteria bacterium genome contains the following:
- a CDS encoding methyltransferase domain-containing protein — MMNKAIHSLEPREAVHRSDKVKPYGELVGTFYIASRNPLVRLAKKPFSTGVKLYRKIFQGYLEQKTQVDSYVVYELTDIAEKLNKLSVEELEASINNAINIKLDEKIQETHILIDRFKKEINYELVELRKGGSAAAAEDKKPFKAEIINQKRVKELKKVNVGAGMDIRQDYINLDHRALDGIDVVADVLDMPFEEESLDEIFSSHVVEHFVQNDLKKILVYWFGLLRKGGRLRIITPNIEDMAKRYAIGEVAWQEFRSVALGGQDYASDYHFNHFSIKSMEELIHTVLPEAEFKIVADSRRNGECFEMEVLVVK; from the coding sequence TATATTGCGTCCCGAAATCCTCTCGTGCGACTGGCTAAAAAGCCATTTAGCACCGGAGTAAAATTATACCGGAAGATATTTCAGGGCTATTTAGAACAAAAAACACAGGTAGACAGCTATGTCGTATATGAACTGACGGATATCGCTGAAAAGCTAAACAAGCTTAGCGTAGAGGAGCTTGAGGCCAGTATAAATAACGCGATCAATATCAAGCTTGACGAAAAAATACAAGAGACCCATATACTCATTGACAGGTTCAAGAAAGAAATAAACTATGAGCTGGTAGAACTCCGTAAAGGTGGCTCCGCTGCAGCGGCAGAAGACAAGAAACCCTTTAAGGCGGAGATAATCAACCAAAAACGTGTCAAAGAACTCAAGAAAGTCAATGTCGGAGCAGGCATGGACATAAGGCAGGATTACATTAATCTTGATCATCGCGCCCTCGACGGCATAGACGTAGTCGCGGATGTCTTGGATATGCCTTTTGAGGAGGAATCTTTAGATGAAATCTTTTCTTCTCATGTCGTCGAACACTTTGTTCAAAATGATTTGAAGAAAATCCTGGTGTACTGGTTCGGTCTACTGAGGAAAGGCGGAAGACTGCGGATAATAACGCCCAACATAGAAGACATGGCGAAACGTTATGCCATCGGTGAAGTAGCCTGGCAGGAATTTCGTTCGGTCGCGCTTGGTGGCCAAGATTATGCGAGTGATTATCATTTCAACCACTTCTCTATCAAGTCCATGGAAGAACTTATACATACCGTTCTTCCGGAGGCGGAATTCAAGATTGTTGCTGACTCGCGCCGTAATGGCGAATGTTTTGAAATGGAAGTCCTAGTCGTTAAATGA
- a CDS encoding glycosyltransferase translates to MKNSQQKDSPRISVVLNTCNRGAYIGDTLRGLQRQSYDNFEVIVVNGPSIDNTEDVVKDFEVKYYTAPFNLSISRNIGIKHASGDIIAFIDDDAVPEANWLADLVKAYEDPKVAAAGGRVFNADGSGFQFSYGAIDVWGYPVTRDDKPYEYNDPAGDWFNVNIGTNASYRREPLIEVGGFDEEIEYYHDESDVCVRLIQAGYKVAQLENAYVHHKMAPSFRRKNSKKTVVWDAIVKNTIYFGLLNTAGKRPLHQRLSKPFLAERQKLSFPYKLFRSGDFTFGEGVSRYFALCRAFMRGYRRGFSGKRKLMQGYMYEPDTFLRYKKIQKPATVRHIVLVSQGFPPHQTDGIARYTGVLAKELSRLGHTVSVVSRALNENKKGTIQFIDGAWLYRHQPNKYLTRTTGYPRVDHQLAHARSVLATVRKIHDREKVDVVLAPLWDAEGLGLMVHKVAPTILTLMSPLKKVVETQWFNVDEPSYDITYELERECVVRADGIMAISDNIKHTIGELYNVDWRTLAARGAPTVTLPLGVGPEFITARKGWEVWAARQRYDAPVEILYVGRAERRKGTDVLLAALPKMLSEIPNARIKFVGDEDGKDEKGKSYFAEFRKKYSNQSWFKRVAFVGRVSDEDLADAYKACDIFVAPSRYESFGQIYIEAMAAGKPVVGTRAGGIPEVVQHEMNGFLIENENSEQLADYLIKLASDSKLRVKMGEASLRIAREKFAGDVLAKDFLKLVDQVIDVKESS, encoded by the coding sequence ATGAAAAATTCCCAGCAGAAAGATTCGCCCCGAATTTCGGTTGTTCTCAATACGTGCAATAGGGGAGCTTACATTGGTGATACACTACGAGGCTTGCAGCGGCAGTCATACGACAACTTTGAAGTAATAGTAGTAAATGGCCCTTCCATAGACAATACCGAAGATGTAGTAAAAGATTTCGAGGTAAAATACTATACTGCCCCATTCAATCTTTCAATCTCACGCAATATAGGCATCAAACACGCATCGGGCGATATCATCGCATTCATAGATGATGATGCAGTTCCTGAGGCGAACTGGCTTGCAGATTTAGTGAAAGCGTATGAAGATCCGAAAGTCGCGGCTGCAGGTGGCCGCGTGTTCAATGCGGATGGCTCCGGTTTCCAGTTCAGCTATGGGGCGATCGATGTCTGGGGGTACCCGGTTACTCGTGATGACAAGCCATATGAATACAACGATCCTGCTGGAGACTGGTTTAATGTAAATATCGGTACCAATGCATCATATAGACGAGAGCCGTTGATTGAGGTGGGCGGTTTTGACGAAGAAATAGAATATTATCACGATGAAAGCGACGTCTGCGTTAGGTTGATACAAGCAGGATATAAGGTGGCACAGCTTGAGAACGCATACGTCCACCATAAGATGGCGCCAAGTTTTCGGCGAAAGAATAGCAAGAAGACGGTAGTCTGGGATGCTATAGTGAAGAACACAATATACTTCGGCCTGCTGAATACAGCGGGCAAGAGGCCTTTGCATCAGAGGCTCAGCAAGCCTTTCCTGGCAGAGCGTCAGAAGCTATCGTTCCCATACAAACTTTTTCGTAGCGGTGACTTTACTTTCGGTGAGGGGGTCTCGCGCTATTTCGCATTGTGTCGGGCTTTTATGCGTGGGTATCGACGTGGTTTTTCGGGTAAACGAAAGCTCATGCAGGGCTATATGTATGAGCCGGATACTTTCTTGCGCTATAAGAAGATACAAAAACCCGCAACGGTGAGACATATTGTGTTGGTCAGCCAAGGTTTCCCGCCTCACCAAACAGACGGCATAGCAAGGTATACTGGAGTTCTTGCCAAAGAGTTAAGCAGGCTTGGGCATACCGTATCTGTAGTATCACGAGCACTGAATGAGAATAAGAAAGGAACGATTCAGTTCATAGATGGGGCATGGTTGTATAGGCACCAACCCAATAAGTATCTGACCAGAACAACTGGTTATCCAAGAGTAGACCATCAGCTCGCTCATGCTAGGAGCGTGCTTGCCACTGTTCGAAAAATCCATGACCGAGAAAAAGTGGACGTCGTACTAGCACCCTTATGGGATGCCGAGGGTTTGGGCCTGATGGTGCATAAAGTTGCGCCGACTATACTGACGCTTATGTCTCCTCTGAAAAAGGTGGTCGAAACGCAGTGGTTCAATGTGGACGAACCTAGTTACGATATAACGTATGAGCTTGAGCGTGAATGCGTCGTCCGGGCAGACGGCATCATGGCCATATCTGATAATATTAAGCATACAATTGGCGAGCTTTATAACGTTGACTGGAGGACACTTGCGGCTCGCGGTGCCCCTACCGTAACATTGCCGCTAGGTGTCGGGCCCGAGTTCATCACGGCTAGAAAAGGTTGGGAGGTATGGGCAGCGCGCCAGAGGTATGACGCACCGGTGGAAATCCTGTACGTAGGCAGGGCGGAAAGGCGGAAAGGAACGGATGTTTTACTGGCTGCGCTGCCGAAAATGCTGAGTGAAATACCTAACGCACGCATCAAGTTCGTAGGAGATGAAGACGGAAAAGACGAGAAGGGTAAGTCATATTTCGCCGAATTCAGGAAAAAATACTCTAATCAATCGTGGTTCAAACGCGTCGCCTTCGTAGGTAGAGTAAGCGATGAGGATCTGGCTGATGCCTATAAAGCTTGTGATATATTTGTTGCGCCCTCGCGTTATGAATCTTTCGGGCAGATATACATAGAAGCCATGGCAGCAGGGAAGCCTGTCGTCGGTACGCGCGCGGGCGGTATACCAGAAGTTGTACAGCATGAGATGAATGGATTCCTCATAGAGAATGAAAACAGTGAGCAGCTAGCAGACTACCTTATAAAGCTAGCCTCCGATAGCAAACTACGTGTAAAGATGGGCGAAGCATCTTTACGCATTGCCCGCGAAAAATTCGCCGGCGATGTGCTCGCCAAAGATTTCCTAAAACTTGTCGACCAAGTAATTGACGTGAAAGAGTCATCCTAA